One window of the Leptospira koniambonensis genome contains the following:
- a CDS encoding 7TM diverse intracellular signaling domain-containing protein: MKRLFYSFLKKGGVKYSYKRNPMYLFRAFILILCFSTSPLLSQEVIPLSSQIERKRISTEVYFLEDSNKSLGIEKVSSGEYSGKFKKSNMDPLNFGQTNFDYWIRITLKNPEKTQIRRILEIDYTNIDRVDFFAENISGKQELVNSSGMAFPYPVRKVNHRNFIYTLDFQPEQTRTFYLKLNTSGGLVFPLILWNPETFYHHNADIHLGLGLYYGIMCVMILYHLLIFLSTRDISYLFFVTNIFGFFGIQLVLTGHGFQYIWSEHPDLQRNLYVVFTGICMSSLVLFAQKFLNTEENINRYLNYSLNFTWALHTLLIFTPLFLPPEFTVKVSLALSILAPSLVLIAASICFFKNYRPARYFLLAFSFLCISGMFVVLKFANLVGVSNWADDGLYIGSSMSALIFSFALADKINILKKEKEDAQRKIFEAQKENLEMQKTLNDSLETLVIERTKTIEEQKLDIEAKAKLIEKDLAIAGKIQFSLLPSVLPKTHNVRIAYRCIPMLHVGGDFVDLISDRTGRALGIFICDVTGHGTGAAMVAAMVKMALADWSDYLSDPGYMLAKMRAQLMGKLNGNFVTATMITFYPESGRILIANAGHPEAILIRKANGKHETYRPSGIAINEFLSTPNYQTLKTELSKGDKLILYTDGLPEARSKEGDFYGDDRFLDLLKNFSELEPELFCNSVIGKIQHFTDEEQSSHDDMAMVVLEYLG; encoded by the coding sequence GTGAAAAGGCTATTTTATTCTTTCCTAAAGAAGGGAGGAGTAAAATATTCCTACAAACGTAATCCAATGTACCTATTCAGGGCCTTCATTCTAATTTTATGTTTTTCGACCTCGCCTTTACTTTCGCAGGAGGTCATTCCTTTATCTTCTCAAATAGAACGTAAAAGAATTAGTACTGAGGTCTATTTTTTAGAAGATTCTAATAAGAGTCTTGGAATAGAAAAGGTCTCTTCAGGAGAATATTCCGGAAAATTCAAAAAGTCGAATATGGACCCTTTGAATTTCGGGCAGACTAACTTCGATTATTGGATCAGGATTACCCTTAAAAACCCAGAAAAGACACAGATCCGAAGAATTTTAGAAATAGATTATACGAATATAGATCGAGTAGATTTTTTTGCGGAGAATATCTCCGGCAAACAAGAGTTAGTCAACTCAAGCGGGATGGCTTTTCCTTATCCAGTTCGAAAAGTAAATCATAGAAATTTTATCTATACCTTAGATTTTCAACCCGAACAAACCCGCACTTTTTATCTCAAGTTGAACACGAGTGGCGGCTTGGTCTTTCCTCTCATCTTATGGAATCCAGAGACATTCTATCATCATAACGCAGATATTCATTTAGGTCTTGGATTGTATTACGGGATCATGTGTGTGATGATCCTTTATCATTTATTGATATTCTTATCTACTCGAGATATCAGTTATCTGTTTTTTGTGACCAATATTTTCGGATTTTTCGGGATACAATTAGTTCTTACTGGTCATGGATTCCAATATATTTGGTCGGAACATCCGGATTTACAAAGGAATTTGTACGTAGTCTTTACTGGAATATGTATGTCTTCCTTGGTTTTGTTTGCCCAAAAGTTTTTGAATACTGAAGAGAATATAAATCGTTATCTGAATTATTCTCTAAATTTCACTTGGGCACTTCATACACTTCTAATATTTACCCCTTTGTTTTTACCTCCTGAGTTTACTGTAAAAGTAAGTTTGGCTTTAAGTATTCTTGCACCTTCTTTGGTTTTGATCGCTGCATCTATTTGCTTTTTCAAAAATTATAGGCCAGCTAGATACTTTTTATTAGCATTCAGCTTCTTGTGCATTTCCGGAATGTTCGTGGTTTTAAAATTTGCGAATCTTGTGGGGGTTTCGAATTGGGCAGACGATGGATTGTATATCGGTTCCTCTATGTCCGCATTGATATTTTCGTTTGCGTTAGCAGATAAGATCAATATTCTCAAAAAAGAAAAAGAAGATGCACAACGTAAGATTTTCGAAGCTCAAAAAGAAAATCTGGAAATGCAGAAAACTCTGAATGATTCTTTGGAAACTTTGGTAATCGAAAGAACCAAGACGATTGAAGAACAAAAATTGGATATAGAAGCCAAGGCAAAATTGATAGAGAAGGACCTAGCTATCGCTGGGAAAATACAATTTTCTCTTCTCCCTTCTGTTTTACCAAAAACGCATAATGTAAGGATCGCTTATCGATGTATCCCAATGTTACATGTGGGCGGGGACTTCGTAGATCTGATCTCTGATAGAACAGGTAGAGCTCTTGGGATTTTTATCTGCGACGTAACTGGACATGGAACAGGTGCAGCGATGGTTGCCGCAATGGTAAAAATGGCTCTTGCAGATTGGTCCGACTATCTAAGTGATCCAGGATACATGCTTGCAAAAATGAGAGCGCAGCTAATGGGAAAACTGAACGGAAATTTTGTGACTGCTACCATGATCACATTCTATCCAGAATCGGGAAGAATACTGATCGCAAACGCAGGGCATCCAGAAGCTATATTGATCCGCAAAGCGAATGGAAAACATGAGACTTATCGTCCTTCTGGAATTGCGATCAATGAATTCTTATCTACTCCGAATTACCAAACCTTAAAGACTGAATTGAGCAAAGGGGATAAGCTTATCCTTTATACCGATGGTCTGCCAGAGGCCAGATCTAAAGAAGGGGACTTTTACGGAGATGATCGATTTTTAGATCTTCTTAAAAACTTTTCCGAACTAGAACCTGAACTTTTCTGTAATTCAGTGATTGGAAAGATCCAACATTTCACTGATGAAGAGCAAAGTTCTCATGATGACATGGCAATGGTCGTTTTGGAATATCTAGGATAA
- a CDS encoding sensor histidine kinase — MKSKHNVLIFIPPLIGALVLLGWLLDIEILKRPRASMVAMNPMSAVSFVFIGIALYLNLNRSDSNTYRSIVRLIGLFVLLVGLTKLYSLISGFDLGMDKILFSDKIAKDIIKGIPNRMAPNTAFDFVILGSAVFLSSYRKEILSSISNYLCILVLLIGLFSIIGYVYQVQEFYGILSYIPMAIHTAISFIFCSFALLLINGHSGFMKVFMSKSSGGILARVLIPFLIIVPVLFGYLRIYLNRLNPVSLELGVGFLMTGIILTFFVLVWFVATQLEKSDIARTDAEKKLSELNHELEKLVSSKTMDLFKSENRFRTILEQFPYPVLTYDPQGICTGANFAWEEMWNTRRDVLVDYNILKDPQIKEAGFFPFVEKAFSGEAAMSEPFPYDPKLIGSSGRDRWLQMVLYPVKNTAGNILEVIVVHQDITASKEAENEIRLLNNDLEERVKVRTEQLVFANKELESFSYSISHDLRAPIRGISGFTQILMEDYGVNFDAEGKRIIGKIIENAKQMGQLVDDLLEFSRLGRTELAEREISMKELANTVYKELINLESGREVVFEIQDIPNVRADQPAVRQLWVNLISNAIKYTKKAKSPNIQIGSMGSEEGTVFYIKDNGAGFNMQYYNKLFGVFQRLHSNSEFEGTGVGLAIVKRIASRHGGKVWAESKEGEGATFFFTLPGQDPKLK, encoded by the coding sequence TTGAAAAGTAAGCATAACGTACTAATTTTTATTCCACCTTTAATCGGAGCTTTGGTTCTGCTCGGATGGTTATTGGATATTGAGATCTTAAAACGGCCTAGAGCTTCGATGGTCGCAATGAATCCGATGTCTGCAGTTTCTTTCGTTTTTATCGGGATTGCACTTTATTTAAATTTAAATCGTTCTGATTCAAATACGTACCGAAGTATTGTTCGTTTAATTGGGTTATTCGTTCTTTTAGTGGGTCTTACTAAATTATATTCCCTCATTAGTGGATTCGATCTTGGAATGGATAAAATCCTTTTTTCGGATAAGATCGCAAAAGATATTATAAAAGGTATTCCGAACAGAATGGCTCCAAATACTGCATTTGATTTTGTAATACTTGGCTCTGCTGTTTTTTTAAGTTCTTATCGAAAGGAAATTTTAAGTTCTATTTCTAATTATCTATGTATTTTGGTACTTTTGATCGGACTTTTTTCGATCATTGGATATGTGTATCAAGTCCAGGAGTTTTACGGAATTCTTTCCTATATTCCTATGGCAATCCACACAGCTATTAGTTTTATTTTCTGTTCTTTTGCTCTCCTTTTGATCAACGGACATTCAGGATTTATGAAAGTGTTTATGAGCAAAAGTTCAGGAGGGATCTTAGCTCGGGTTTTAATTCCATTCTTAATTATTGTTCCCGTTTTATTTGGGTATCTCCGTATCTATTTAAACAGATTAAATCCAGTTAGTTTAGAGCTTGGAGTCGGATTCTTAATGACAGGGATCATACTCACCTTTTTTGTTCTGGTTTGGTTCGTAGCTACCCAATTAGAAAAATCTGATATAGCAAGAACAGATGCTGAAAAGAAACTTTCAGAGTTGAACCATGAATTAGAAAAATTGGTCAGCTCAAAAACCATGGATCTATTTAAGAGTGAGAATAGATTTAGGACTATTCTGGAACAATTTCCTTATCCTGTATTGACCTACGATCCCCAAGGGATTTGTACGGGAGCTAATTTCGCCTGGGAAGAGATGTGGAATACCAGACGGGATGTATTAGTCGATTATAATATATTAAAAGACCCTCAAATAAAAGAAGCCGGATTCTTCCCATTTGTGGAGAAGGCGTTCAGCGGAGAAGCAGCAATGTCTGAGCCTTTTCCTTACGATCCTAAGTTGATCGGAAGTTCGGGAAGAGATCGTTGGCTGCAGATGGTACTTTATCCTGTTAAAAATACTGCTGGGAATATTTTAGAAGTGATCGTTGTACACCAAGATATCACAGCAAGTAAGGAAGCTGAGAATGAGATCCGCTTATTGAATAATGACTTAGAAGAAAGAGTAAAGGTTCGTACGGAACAATTGGTTTTTGCGAACAAGGAATTGGAATCTTTCTCTTATTCTATCTCTCATGACTTAAGAGCGCCCATCAGAGGGATCAGTGGTTTCACTCAGATCTTGATGGAAGATTATGGTGTGAATTTTGACGCAGAAGGAAAAAGGATCATAGGAAAAATTATAGAGAACGCAAAGCAGATGGGACAGTTGGTGGATGATCTTTTGGAGTTTTCCAGGTTAGGAAGAACTGAACTTGCCGAAAGAGAAATTTCAATGAAAGAATTGGCTAATACAGTATATAAAGAATTGATAAACCTGGAGTCTGGCAGAGAGGTCGTTTTTGAAATACAGGATATTCCGAACGTAAGAGCAGACCAGCCTGCGGTGCGACAACTCTGGGTGAATTTGATCTCTAATGCTATCAAATACACTAAAAAAGCAAAATCACCTAACATTCAAATTGGTTCAATGGGATCCGAAGAAGGGACCGTTTTCTATATCAAAGATAACGGTGCTGGCTTTAATATGCAGTACTATAATAAACTATTTGGTGTATTCCAAAGATTACATTCCAATTCTGAATTTGAAGGTACAGGAGTAGGTCTTGCAATTGTGAAAAGGATCGCCTCCCGCCACGGAGGAAAAGTTTGGGCCGAATCCAAAGAAGGAGAAGGTGCGACCTTCTTCTTTACTTTGCCTGGGCAAGATCCAAAATTAAAGTGA
- a CDS encoding DUF1761 domain-containing protein, protein MLPVIPISYLAILVGVLANVVIGFLWFGPIFGKVWAKEMGYENMEPDTKAMIKSMVIMIIGSFLTAFVLTHCLFVWKPSSWNLPGDGPAWKYGAYAAFYTWLGFYIPMLLGSVAWESKSWKLFFINAGYNLVSLAAIGQILAVWPA, encoded by the coding sequence ATGTTACCGGTAATACCGATAAGTTATTTAGCAATTTTGGTTGGAGTTCTTGCAAACGTAGTGATTGGATTTCTTTGGTTCGGTCCAATCTTCGGTAAAGTTTGGGCAAAAGAAATGGGTTATGAAAATATGGAACCCGATACCAAGGCTATGATAAAATCAATGGTCATCATGATCATCGGTTCTTTTTTAACAGCTTTTGTTTTAACTCATTGCTTATTTGTATGGAAACCTTCTTCTTGGAATCTTCCTGGAGATGGCCCTGCTTGGAAGTATGGAGCTTATGCCGCATTTTATACTTGGCTTGGTTTTTATATACCAATGCTTTTAGGTTCTGTGGCCTGGGAATCAAAATCATGGAAATTGTTTTTTATCAATGCCGGATATAATTTGGTTTCTTTAGCAGCGATTGGCCAGATCCTCGCTGTTTGGCCAGCTTAA